The following coding sequences lie in one Arthrobacter sp. PGP41 genomic window:
- a CDS encoding aldo/keto reductase: MEQRILGKTGRNVSIVGLGTWQLGADWGNVDPAQAQAVLAASAEAGVNFFDTADVYGDGKSEQAIGKFLADNPGLDITVATKMGRRVEQRPENYTLANFRQWVDRSRKNLGTDTLDLVQLHCPPTPVYSNGEVYDALDTLVSEGAIRSYGVSVERTDEALEAIRHEGTASVQIILNAFRLKPLDEVLPAAKAANVGIIARVPLASGLLSGKYTKETIFAENDHRNYNRSGDSFDVGETFSGVDYELGLKAVAEFEQLVPAGATTAQAAIAWIAAQDGVTTVIPGARNVDQAAANAAAASVRVSEEFDAGVRWIYDHYFREGIHPRW, translated from the coding sequence ATGGAACAGCGGATTTTAGGCAAGACCGGACGGAACGTCTCCATCGTCGGGCTGGGAACCTGGCAGCTTGGCGCGGACTGGGGCAACGTTGACCCGGCACAGGCGCAGGCCGTCCTGGCAGCCTCCGCGGAAGCAGGGGTGAACTTCTTCGACACCGCCGACGTCTACGGTGACGGCAAAAGCGAGCAGGCCATCGGAAAGTTCCTGGCTGACAATCCCGGACTGGATATCACGGTGGCCACCAAGATGGGCCGCCGCGTGGAGCAACGGCCGGAGAACTACACCCTGGCCAACTTCCGCCAATGGGTGGACCGATCCCGGAAGAACCTGGGGACGGATACCCTGGACCTGGTTCAGCTGCACTGCCCGCCAACCCCTGTCTACAGCAACGGCGAGGTGTACGATGCATTGGATACCCTGGTCTCCGAGGGCGCCATCCGCAGTTACGGCGTCAGCGTGGAGCGCACCGACGAAGCCCTGGAGGCAATCCGCCATGAGGGAACCGCCTCCGTCCAGATCATCCTGAACGCCTTCCGGCTCAAGCCCCTGGACGAAGTCCTGCCCGCAGCGAAAGCCGCCAACGTCGGGATCATCGCCCGGGTGCCGCTGGCGTCGGGGCTGCTCTCGGGCAAATACACCAAGGAAACAATCTTCGCGGAGAATGATCACAGGAACTACAACCGCAGCGGTGACTCCTTTGACGTCGGCGAGACCTTCTCCGGCGTGGACTATGAGCTGGGGCTGAAGGCCGTGGCCGAGTTCGAGCAGCTTGTGCCTGCTGGGGCCACTACGGCCCAGGCTGCCATCGCCTGGATTGCCGCGCAGGATGGCGTCACTACGGTGATCCCCGGGGCGCGGAACGTGGATCAGGCAGCGGCGAACGCTGCCGCGGCTTCCGTGCGCGTCAGCGAAGAGTTCGACGCCGGTGTGCGCTGGATTTACGACCACTACTTCCGCGAAGGCATCCATCCGCGCTGGTAG
- the nboR gene encoding nicotine blue oxidoreductase, whose protein sequence is MGFPDKVRATGVVLAAGAGTRLGLGPKALLPYRGRPLVEAIAGTLFDGGCREVVVVLGAGAAKVEAAARLGRCRVVVNTGWESGMGGSFLLGAQAADPRDHVLIALVDQPGLARESVERLLARHRPGRITAAAYRSRDSSDAGDAALRRGHPLLIDASLREAVCATVTGDAGARGFLRAHPELVDEVDCSDLSTGEDVDTPDQLGLLR, encoded by the coding sequence ATGGGGTTCCCGGATAAGGTCAGGGCCACCGGCGTCGTTCTGGCCGCCGGCGCAGGCACCCGGCTGGGCCTGGGGCCGAAGGCGCTCCTGCCCTACCGTGGACGGCCGCTCGTGGAAGCCATCGCCGGAACGCTGTTCGATGGCGGTTGCCGGGAAGTGGTGGTGGTCCTGGGGGCAGGCGCGGCCAAGGTTGAAGCCGCTGCCCGCCTAGGGCGCTGCAGGGTTGTGGTCAATACCGGCTGGGAGTCCGGGATGGGTGGTTCGTTCCTGCTCGGGGCCCAGGCTGCGGATCCCCGGGACCACGTTCTGATCGCTTTGGTGGACCAGCCGGGCCTGGCCCGGGAAAGCGTGGAACGGCTCCTGGCCCGCCACCGCCCCGGACGCATCACCGCCGCCGCGTACCGCAGCCGTGACAGCAGCGACGCCGGCGACGCCGCACTCCGCCGCGGCCACCCCCTGCTTATCGACGCCTCCCTGCGGGAGGCGGTGTGCGCAACGGTGACGGGCGACGCCGGGGCACGCGGCTTCCTGCGGGCGCATCCGGAGCTTGTTGATGAGGTGGACTGCAGTGACCTGTCCACCGGTGAGGACGTGGACACCCCGGACCAGTTGGGGCTTCTCCGCTAG
- a CDS encoding SDR family oxidoreductase, whose translation MNNTPSAARVAVVTGAGSGIGREVARQMLAAGYRVALAGRREAQLKEAADDHPEALVVPCDVTRPDDVERLFEAVRRRWGRVDLLFNNAGVFGPAASVDEISLEDWNATLAVNLTGSMLCAAAAVRAMKAQDPQGGRIINNGSISAHSPRPRTVAYAVTKHALTGLTKSIELDGRGFGITCGQIDIGNTATEIMDTIGVGAGALQADGSRRVEPTFPVADAARAVLMMANMPASASVGSVVVTAAGMPFIGRG comes from the coding sequence GTGAACAATACCCCTTCCGCCGCGCGGGTTGCCGTCGTTACCGGAGCAGGTTCCGGCATCGGGCGGGAGGTGGCCCGGCAGATGCTGGCCGCCGGATACCGGGTAGCGCTGGCGGGCCGCCGGGAAGCGCAGTTGAAGGAGGCGGCGGACGATCACCCCGAAGCGCTGGTGGTGCCGTGCGACGTCACCCGGCCCGACGACGTCGAAAGGCTCTTTGAAGCGGTCCGCCGGCGGTGGGGCCGGGTGGACCTGCTGTTCAACAACGCCGGAGTGTTCGGGCCGGCAGCCAGCGTGGACGAGATTTCGCTGGAGGACTGGAACGCTACCCTCGCGGTCAACCTGACGGGATCCATGCTGTGCGCCGCCGCCGCGGTCCGGGCCATGAAGGCGCAGGACCCGCAAGGTGGGCGGATCATCAACAACGGCTCCATTTCGGCGCACTCGCCACGGCCCCGGACGGTGGCCTACGCCGTCACCAAGCACGCCCTGACCGGCCTCACCAAAAGCATCGAGCTGGACGGGCGGGGCTTCGGGATCACGTGCGGGCAGATCGACATCGGCAACACGGCCACGGAGATCATGGACACCATCGGCGTGGGTGCCGGGGCGCTCCAGGCCGATGGCAGCCGCCGCGTGGAGCCCACCTTCCCCGTGGCGGACGCAGCCCGGGCTGTCCTGATGATGGCCAACATGCCGGCGTCGGCCAGTGTGGGGTCCGTGGTGGTCACCGCCGCCGGCATGCCCTTCATCGGCCGCGGCTGA
- a CDS encoding molybdopterin-dependent oxidoreductase, with amino-acid sequence MKKLRNSPKGPIAMAALAGAVAAAVVLAVAELLGAFFTARATPLIALGSTFIDFTPSWLKDFAIATFGTNDKAALFAGMGVTIAVLACVLGVVAYRRWALGVLGVLAMGAVIVASVVTRAGVGPADALPSVAGTLAGLASLRLLMNRLPRQAAWPEAPAKAAADAAERPGTSRRRFFAAAGITAAAAGLAATGGRLLGAARSNILQARDALKLPAPAKAAPAVPAGVQSPVPGVAPWLTPNGEFYRIDTALSVPEIDVDSWELRVHGMVEEEVRLTFQDLLDADLIESHVTLTCVSNPVGGNLAGNAKWLGLPLREVLKRAKPKDGADMVLSTSVDGFSASTPLAVLQDDRDAMLAIGMNGEPLPLEHGYPVRMVVPGLYGFVSATKWVVDLEVTRFADSKAYWTERGWSERGPIKTMARVDVPKSFAKVPAGKVAIGGTAWAQTRGITKVEIQVDDGDWAAADLSAEASVVTWRQWSYQWDAAPGQHYIKVRATDGSGEVQTDRRADPVPDGASGWQSVMVTVE; translated from the coding sequence ATGAAGAAGCTGAGGAACTCGCCCAAGGGACCCATTGCCATGGCCGCGCTGGCAGGCGCGGTGGCAGCCGCCGTCGTCCTTGCCGTGGCCGAACTGCTCGGGGCGTTCTTCACCGCGCGCGCCACACCGCTGATCGCCCTGGGATCGACCTTCATCGACTTCACGCCGTCCTGGCTGAAGGACTTCGCCATCGCCACTTTCGGCACCAATGACAAAGCTGCGCTCTTCGCGGGCATGGGAGTGACCATTGCCGTGCTGGCATGCGTCCTGGGCGTGGTGGCCTACCGGCGCTGGGCATTGGGCGTGTTGGGGGTCCTGGCCATGGGGGCGGTCATCGTCGCGAGCGTGGTGACCCGGGCAGGCGTCGGGCCGGCAGATGCCCTCCCCTCGGTAGCGGGCACCCTTGCCGGCCTGGCATCCCTGCGGCTGCTGATGAACCGCCTGCCGCGGCAGGCTGCGTGGCCGGAAGCCCCCGCTAAGGCTGCCGCTGACGCTGCCGAACGCCCTGGGACAAGCCGCCGGCGCTTCTTCGCTGCAGCGGGGATCACCGCGGCCGCTGCAGGTTTGGCGGCCACCGGAGGCAGGCTGCTGGGTGCGGCCCGCAGCAACATCCTCCAGGCACGGGACGCCCTGAAGCTGCCCGCCCCGGCCAAGGCTGCGCCGGCCGTTCCCGCCGGCGTCCAGTCACCGGTGCCGGGAGTTGCGCCGTGGCTGACGCCCAACGGCGAGTTCTACCGCATTGACACCGCCCTCAGCGTTCCGGAAATCGACGTGGACAGCTGGGAGCTCCGGGTCCACGGCATGGTGGAGGAGGAGGTCCGCCTCACCTTCCAGGACCTGCTCGACGCCGACCTGATCGAGTCCCACGTCACCCTCACCTGCGTGTCCAATCCCGTGGGCGGAAACCTGGCCGGTAACGCCAAATGGCTGGGCCTGCCGCTGCGGGAGGTCTTGAAGCGGGCAAAGCCCAAGGACGGCGCGGACATGGTGCTGTCCACGTCCGTCGACGGCTTCAGCGCCTCCACGCCTCTGGCGGTGCTGCAGGACGACCGGGACGCGATGCTGGCCATCGGCATGAACGGCGAGCCCCTGCCGCTGGAGCACGGCTATCCCGTGCGGATGGTGGTTCCGGGCCTGTACGGCTTTGTCTCCGCCACCAAGTGGGTGGTGGACCTCGAAGTGACCAGGTTCGCGGACAGCAAGGCCTACTGGACCGAGCGCGGCTGGTCCGAACGAGGCCCCATCAAGACGATGGCCCGCGTGGACGTCCCCAAGTCCTTCGCCAAGGTTCCCGCCGGAAAAGTGGCCATCGGCGGCACCGCCTGGGCCCAGACGCGCGGCATCACCAAAGTGGAAATCCAGGTGGACGACGGCGACTGGGCGGCGGCGGATCTTTCCGCGGAGGCATCCGTGGTTACGTGGCGCCAGTGGTCCTACCAGTGGGACGCGGCCCCCGGCCAGCACTACATCAAAGTCCGTGCCACCGACGGGTCCGGCGAAGTGCAGACGGACCGGCGCGCGGACCCCGTTCCCGACGGCGCGTCCGGCTGGCAGTCCGTGATGGTCACGGTCGAGTAG
- a CDS encoding sterol carrier family protein has translation MAGARRRIDPTEGAAALAAWQEAAAPPSDLPVPRPVLATAVRYSLEELTARAPGNSVEVRVPPFGVTQCVEGPRHTRGTPPNVIECDAATWLALVTGQLGWADAVAAHRVAASGLRADLSALLPL, from the coding sequence ATGGCTGGTGCCCGCCGTCGTATCGACCCCACGGAGGGCGCCGCCGCCCTCGCAGCCTGGCAGGAAGCCGCCGCCCCGCCGTCGGACCTTCCCGTTCCAAGGCCCGTCCTCGCTACTGCCGTACGGTACAGCCTGGAGGAGCTCACCGCCCGGGCACCGGGCAATTCCGTGGAGGTGCGGGTGCCGCCGTTCGGCGTCACCCAGTGTGTGGAAGGTCCGCGGCATACGCGCGGCACGCCGCCCAACGTCATAGAGTGCGACGCCGCCACCTGGCTTGCGTTGGTTACGGGCCAGTTGGGCTGGGCGGACGCGGTGGCCGCGCACAGGGTTGCTGCCTCGGGCCTCCGGGCTGACCTCTCCGCACTGCTCCCGCTGTAG
- a CDS encoding asparaginase produces MPHNPHATFTVDSAVELAVIERSGFVESRHIGSAVLLAADGSVVTELGDINTPILARSTLKPFQALAAMQSGVPLRGAQVAVACGSHTGSLDHMDVVEGMLKAAGVREDQLQCPEAWPQDETARNWLVRSERGKSRLACNCSGKHAAFLWACTENGWDTHSYLEPNHPLQQRVRTVIEEYTGEKIAHLGIDGCGAPVAAISLMGLARGYSLLAKAPGDQSFSARAATIATSMLDYPWAVQGRGEANTLVMDELEIIAKIGAEGVLAMATPQGVSVAVKILDGNVRATSLVALTLLAAAGAVEIPGVASVLEKVVAPVLGGGRPVGKIRLGPAVSALLD; encoded by the coding sequence ATGCCGCACAACCCGCATGCCACCTTTACCGTGGACTCCGCAGTGGAACTGGCCGTGATCGAACGGAGCGGTTTTGTGGAGTCGCGGCACATCGGTTCTGCCGTGCTCCTGGCCGCGGACGGGTCCGTGGTTACTGAGCTGGGCGACATCAACACCCCGATTCTTGCCAGGTCCACGCTGAAGCCGTTCCAGGCCCTGGCAGCCATGCAGTCCGGCGTTCCGTTGCGGGGCGCGCAGGTGGCGGTGGCCTGTGGCAGCCACACCGGGTCCTTAGACCATATGGATGTAGTGGAAGGAATGCTCAAGGCAGCCGGGGTGCGCGAGGACCAGCTCCAGTGCCCGGAGGCCTGGCCCCAGGACGAGACGGCCCGCAACTGGCTGGTGCGGTCAGAGCGGGGAAAGTCCCGGCTTGCGTGCAACTGTTCCGGCAAGCACGCGGCATTCCTCTGGGCATGCACCGAAAACGGCTGGGATACCCACAGCTACCTGGAACCCAACCACCCGCTGCAGCAGCGGGTCCGCACCGTCATCGAGGAATACACGGGCGAGAAGATCGCCCACCTGGGCATCGATGGCTGCGGCGCTCCGGTGGCGGCAATTTCCCTCATGGGGCTGGCCAGGGGTTACTCGCTGCTGGCAAAAGCCCCGGGCGACCAGAGCTTCAGCGCCCGTGCCGCCACCATTGCAACGTCCATGCTGGACTACCCTTGGGCGGTCCAGGGCCGGGGCGAGGCCAACACACTGGTTATGGACGAGCTGGAGATCATCGCGAAGATCGGGGCGGAAGGCGTCCTGGCCATGGCCACGCCGCAGGGTGTTTCCGTAGCCGTGAAGATCCTGGACGGGAACGTCCGGGCCACCTCGCTGGTGGCATTGACCCTCCTGGCCGCGGCCGGCGCGGTTGAGATCCCCGGGGTTGCCAGCGTTTTGGAAAAGGTGGTTGCCCCTGTGCTGGGCGGCGGAAGACCTGTTGGAAAAATTCGGCTGGGTCCCGCAGTGTCGGCGCTGCTGGACTAG